A region from the Rosa rugosa chromosome 6, drRosRugo1.1, whole genome shotgun sequence genome encodes:
- the LOC133716718 gene encoding uncharacterized protein LOC133716718, with protein sequence MCIPLSARTSADRIFWKPEKKGFYSVKTAYWIAREQVLSTTSASTSQGDPFRPLWQRIWKSKVPGKVQINAWRACNNLLPTKASLLRKGFTGNTSCLLYLAKFEDRTHIFCKCPTANNILSAPPFNFQQHIAPNMDFKSWMLDKATTLQQDVFDKLLMSLWAIWKNQNSMLWQGISQSHNEIMFAAFSWLEEFRKARQSNQPAKISNRKTSGNRIMKSAKQVELLAINEGLKLLCTFPRQPVVMETDCLEAILDLKNPKFDLLAYAAIMADIHAMLKAKPELKVCFAPRTCNGVAHRLASLAFDENDRHVWRDTPPECILDVLARDYNSG encoded by the exons ATGTGCATTCCTCTAAGTGCAAGAACAAGTGCAGATAGAATTTTCTGGAAGCCAGAAAAGAAGGGTTTTTACTCTGTCAAGACCGCTTATTGGATAGCACGAGAGCAAGTTCTAAgcacaacttcggcctccacatCACAAGGAGATCCTTTCAGACCTTTATGGCAGCGAATCTGGAAATCAAAAGTTCCAGGTAAAGTCCAGATCAATGCCTGGCGTGCTTGTAACAATTTGTTACCCACAAAGGCGTCTCTTCTTCGCAAAGGGTTCACTGGTAACACTAGCTGCCTTCTATACCTTGCCAAGTTTGAGGATAGAACTCACATCTTTTGTAAGTGTCCTACAGCTAACAATATTCTCTCTGCACCACCTTTTAATTTCCAGCAGCATATTGCACCAAATATGGACTTCAAGAGTTGGATGCTCGACAAGGCAACAACGCTGCAGCAAGATGTGTTTGACAAGCTGCTCATGAGTCTTTGGGCGATATGGAAAAATCAGAACAGCATGTTATGGCAAGGTATTTCTCAATCACATAATGAGATAATGTTTGCTGCATTTTCATGGCTTGAAGAGTTCAGAAAAGCAAGACAATCCAACCAACCGGCCAAAATATCAAACCGGAAAACAAGTGGCAACCGGATAATGAAG AGTGCAAAACAAGTAGAGTTGCTGGCAATCAACGAAGGACTAAAACTGTTGTGCACCTTTCCAAGGCAACCAGTTGTTATGGAAACAGACTGTTTGGAGGCTATTCTGGACCTCAAAAATCCCAAATTTGATTTACTGGCATATGCAGCAATAATGGCTGATATTCATGCTATGTTGAAGGCCAAACCGGAACTAAAAGTGTGTTTTGCTCCTAGAACTTGTAATGGCGTGGCTCACAGGTTGGCTAGTCTAGCTTTTGATGAGAATGATAGACATGTATGGAGGGATACTCCTCCTGAATGTATCCTAGATGTACTAGCCCGGGATTATAACTCAGGCTAA
- the LOC133717467 gene encoding ubiquitin-conjugating enzyme E2-23 kDa, whose translation MSSPSKRREMDLMKLMMSDYKVDMINDGMHEFYVDFHGPSESPYQGGVWRIRVELPDAYPYKSPSIGFINKIYHPNVDEMSGSVCLDVINQTWSPMFDLVNVFEVFLPQLLLYPNPSDPLNGEAAALMMRDRASYEQRVKEYCLKYAKPEDIGAVPEDKSSDEELSEDESDSCDDQVAGQADP comes from the exons ATGTCTTCCCCAAGCAAACGCAGAGAGATGGACTTGATGAAACT GATGATGAGTGATTACAAGGTGGACATGATCAATGATGGAATGCATGAGTTCTATGTAGATTTCCATGGACCCAGCGAGA GTCCTTATCAGGGAGGCGTGTGGAGGATAAGAGTTGAACTACCAGATGCTTATCCCTATAAATCTCCCTCAATAGGCTTTATCAATAAGATCTACCACCCAAATGTTGATGAGAT GTCAGGTTCGGTTTGCTTAGATGTTATCAATCAAACGTGGAGCCCCATGTTTG ATTTGGTAAATGTATTTGAAGTATTCCTGCCACAGCTTCTGCTGTATCCCAATCCATCAGACCCTTTAAATGGAGAGGCTGCAGCTTTAATGATGCGTGACCGAGCTTCTTATGAACAAAGAGTCAAAG AATACTGTCTGAAGTATGCCAAGCCTGAAGATATAGGAGCTGTCCCAGAAGACAAATCAAGTGATGAAGAACTGAGTGAAGATGAATCTGATTCCTGTGATGACCAAGTGGCCGGTCAAGCTGATCCATAG